In one Agathobacter rectalis ATCC 33656 genomic region, the following are encoded:
- a CDS encoding uracil-xanthine permease family protein encodes MEQKKQEPIRDARQLGTAKMLILGLQHMFAMFGATILVPILVSGYFQKACGEPLTRGLSVSVTLFCAGFGTLIFHLCTKFKVPAFLGSSFAFLGGFYTVANLDSGMYADMAVNDKAAYACGGIFVAGMLYFVLALIIKLVGIKRVMRFLPPVVTGPIIICIGLSLAGSAINNASTNWVLAIIALGVIIIFNIWGKGLFKIIPILMGVIISYVVALIMNTAGITNPDGSAILDFTSIASSAWVGIPKFQFMKFDITSILVMAPIAVATMMEHIGDMSAISATVEQNFIADPGLHRTLIGDGIATAFAGAIGGPANTTYGENTGVLELSKVYDPRVIRIAAVFAIALSFIPKFSAVISTMPSAIIGGVSFMLYGMISAIGVRNVVENKVDLTKSRNLIIAGVIFVCGLGFGDGLTFTVAGTSITLTALAIAAIAGIFLNAILPGNDYEFGKNPDGDASRGVYMMNTDNDEEEES; translated from the coding sequence ATGGAACAAAAGAAACAGGAGCCAATTCGTGATGCGAGACAGCTTGGAACGGCCAAGATGCTTATTCTTGGTTTGCAGCATATGTTTGCTATGTTCGGCGCAACAATTCTTGTGCCTATTCTTGTATCAGGATATTTTCAGAAGGCTTGTGGGGAGCCGCTTACCAGAGGTCTTTCTGTATCGGTTACCCTATTTTGCGCAGGCTTTGGCACGCTTATATTTCATCTGTGTACAAAGTTTAAGGTACCGGCTTTTTTGGGTTCGTCATTTGCTTTTTTAGGAGGCTTTTATACTGTTGCAAACCTTGACAGTGGTATGTATGCAGATATGGCTGTCAATGATAAGGCCGCGTATGCGTGTGGTGGAATATTTGTTGCGGGTATGCTTTATTTCGTACTTGCACTTATCATTAAGCTGGTTGGAATTAAGCGTGTAATGCGTTTTCTTCCACCTGTAGTGACAGGACCTATTATCATATGCATTGGTCTTTCACTTGCCGGCTCAGCTATCAATAATGCTTCAACAAACTGGGTTCTTGCAATTATTGCACTTGGAGTTATAATTATTTTCAATATATGGGGAAAGGGCTTATTTAAGATCATTCCTATTCTAATGGGAGTAATTATTTCCTATGTTGTGGCTCTTATTATGAATACTGCTGGAATTACTAATCCTGATGGTTCCGCAATTCTTGATTTTACATCAATTGCATCATCTGCGTGGGTCGGAATACCTAAATTTCAGTTCATGAAGTTTGATATTACGTCCATTCTTGTTATGGCGCCTATCGCTGTTGCGACTATGATGGAGCACATTGGCGACATGTCTGCTATTTCTGCTACAGTAGAGCAGAATTTCATTGCTGATCCGGGTCTTCATAGGACACTTATAGGTGATGGAATTGCAACTGCATTCGCAGGAGCAATCGGAGGACCGGCTAATACAACATATGGTGAGAATACAGGAGTGCTTGAGCTGTCTAAGGTATATGATCCGAGAGTTATCCGTATTGCGGCTGTTTTTGCTATTGCACTTTCGTTTATTCCAAAGTTTTCGGCTGTAATATCTACTATGCCATCAGCGATTATTGGTGGAGTTTCATTTATGCTTTATGGAATGATTTCAGCAATAGGAGTTAGAAATGTTGTTGAAAACAAGGTAGATCTGACTAAATCAAGAAATCTGATTATTGCAGGTGTTATTTTTGTATGTGGTCTTGGCTTTGGAGATGGACTGACATTTACTGTAGCAGGAACATCAATTACACTGACAGCTTTGGCAATTGCAGCAATCGCAGGAATTTTCTTAAATGCTATTCTGCCGGGAAATGATTACGAGTTTGGAAAGAATCCTGATGGAGATGCAAGCAGGGGTGTGTATATGATGAACACTGACAATGATGAGGAAGAGGAATCATAG
- a CDS encoding type IV pilus twitching motility protein PilT: MDVKKILKEATDNGASDIFIVAGRPLTYKSKGVMECLNEIRMIPKETFEFVTSIYALAERDISKFEETGDDDFSFAIPGVSRYRVSTFKQRGSYSAVIRVISFTLPKPSDLHIPDSVMELAETNNGMVLVTGPAGSGKSTTLACIIDQINHEKEEHIITLEDPLEFLHRHDKCIVSQREINTDTESYLTALRAALRQSPDVILLGEMRDYETINTAVTAAETGHLIFSSLHTIGAANTIDRIIDAFPASQQHQIAIQLASVLQAVVCQKLLPATNGEMVPAFEIMVLTPAIRNLIREGKVHQIDGIIYTSAAENMIAMDTSIFNLYKAGVISKHVAISEATNPEMMSKRINLN; this comes from the coding sequence ATGGATGTTAAAAAGATATTAAAAGAAGCGACTGACAACGGAGCATCGGATATTTTCATAGTGGCCGGCCGCCCTCTCACATACAAATCAAAGGGAGTAATGGAGTGCCTCAATGAAATCAGAATGATTCCAAAAGAAACCTTTGAATTTGTCACATCAATCTATGCTCTTGCCGAGAGAGATATTTCAAAATTCGAGGAAACCGGAGATGATGACTTTTCCTTCGCTATACCGGGAGTATCGCGTTACAGAGTGAGCACTTTCAAACAGCGTGGCTCTTACTCTGCTGTCATCCGTGTTATCTCATTCACACTGCCAAAGCCAAGCGATTTACATATACCGGACTCTGTTATGGAGCTTGCGGAAACAAACAACGGCATGGTGCTGGTTACCGGCCCAGCCGGAAGCGGTAAATCTACCACACTAGCATGTATTATTGATCAGATCAACCATGAGAAGGAAGAGCATATTATCACTCTTGAGGATCCGCTTGAGTTTTTACATCGTCATGACAAATGTATTGTGTCACAGCGTGAAATCAACACAGATACAGAAAGCTATCTCACTGCACTTCGCGCCGCACTCCGCCAGAGTCCTGACGTCATATTGCTTGGAGAGATGCGAGACTATGAGACCATCAATACAGCTGTCACAGCAGCTGAAACCGGTCATCTCATATTTTCATCACTCCACACAATTGGTGCCGCAAATACCATTGACCGAATAATCGATGCTTTTCCTGCTTCCCAGCAGCACCAGATAGCCATCCAGCTTGCATCTGTACTGCAGGCTGTTGTCTGCCAGAAGCTTTTACCTGCCACAAACGGTGAGATGGTACCTGCTTTTGAAATCATGGTACTCACGCCTGCAATAAGGAACTTAATCCGTGAAGGCAAGGTCCATCAGATTGACGGTATCATCTACACCTCTGCAGCTGAGAATATGATTGCAATGGATACAAGCATCTTCAATCTGTACAAGGCCGGTGTAATCAGCAAGCATGTGGCAATCAGCGAGGCCACCAATCCTGAAATGATGTCAAAGAGAATTAATTTAAACTAA
- a CDS encoding transglutaminase-like domain-containing protein has product MKCILYKKALPLILLSCLLLGACGNSKNDSVSKEPLSHTSTEKGTWDSAPKVLTPTADGTQTYTCDVASIDASNSGSGYIIVNYHGSNQKVKLQITGPDSVTYTFDLHGGNEVFPLVASSGSYTVTVFENVEGTQYATVLSQVISVSITDEFGPYLYPNQYVNFTADSPAVKEGSSLAYYCSSDTEVVESVYNYIISNFKYDYDKAKNVKSGYLPDVDKVFTENTGICFDYAAVMATMLRTQAIPTRLEVGYAGEEYHAWISTYIKDKGWINGIIEFDGTSWNMLDPTFASTSDSPKKFIAQKSDYITKYVY; this is encoded by the coding sequence ATGAAGTGCATACTGTATAAAAAAGCACTTCCACTCATATTATTATCATGCCTTTTGCTTGGTGCATGCGGTAATTCCAAAAATGACAGTGTATCTAAGGAGCCTCTTTCCCATACTTCTACCGAAAAGGGCACCTGGGACTCTGCTCCAAAGGTGCTTACTCCAACTGCCGACGGCACACAAACCTATACATGTGATGTAGCCAGTATCGATGCTTCAAACAGCGGCAGCGGCTATATCATAGTGAATTATCACGGTTCTAATCAAAAGGTCAAGCTTCAGATAACCGGGCCTGACAGTGTCACGTACACCTTTGATCTGCATGGAGGAAATGAAGTGTTTCCTCTGGTTGCTTCAAGTGGTTCGTATACTGTAACCGTGTTTGAAAATGTTGAGGGGACACAATATGCCACCGTGCTGTCGCAGGTGATTTCTGTCTCCATCACCGATGAATTCGGACCGTATCTGTACCCTAACCAGTATGTAAATTTCACTGCCGATTCTCCGGCTGTGAAGGAAGGCAGCTCACTGGCGTACTACTGCAGCAGCGATACTGAGGTCGTGGAAAGTGTATACAATTATATCATTTCAAACTTCAAATACGACTATGACAAGGCTAAAAATGTCAAAAGCGGCTATCTGCCTGATGTGGACAAGGTCTTTACCGAAAATACCGGTATATGCTTTGACTATGCGGCAGTCATGGCCACTATGCTAAGGACTCAGGCTATTCCCACACGTTTAGAGGTAGGATATGCCGGTGAAGAATATCATGCCTGGATCAGTACTTATATAAAGGACAAGGGCTGGATAAACGGCATCATCGAGTTTGATGGTACCTCATGGAACATGCTGGATCCAACATTTGCATCTACCAGTGATTCGCCAAAGAAGTTCATAGCACAAAAAAGTGATTACATTACCAAATACGTCTATTAG
- the secG gene encoding preprotein translocase subunit SecG gives MATLKIVLSVLFIIVSVVITIVILFQEGKSAGLGTIAGVADTYWGKNKGRSKEGRLVKATIVCVVLFFIISIALNMGIW, from the coding sequence GTGGCAACTTTAAAAATTGTTTTATCGGTATTATTTATAATCGTCAGTGTAGTAATTACTATAGTTATTCTTTTCCAGGAGGGTAAGTCAGCAGGACTTGGCACTATCGCCGGAGTTGCTGATACATATTGGGGCAAGAACAAGGGACGTTCAAAGGAAGGACGTCTGGTTAAGGCGACCATTGTATGTGTTGTTCTTTTCTTTATTATTTCAATTGCTTTAAATATGGGAATATGGTAA
- a CDS encoding lysylphosphatidylglycerol synthase transmembrane domain-containing protein yields the protein MDRKKIFWAIASVFIAILSIWAVVSQSKYFSFEILMSFIRNANKGWLFMSFVCTFGFIWFEGFALVRMARHFGYKTSAIDGTVYGGADVYFSAITPSASGGQPASAYFMIRDGIPGYAATVALLINLVMYTLSLLTIGLLCMIFKYPLLKNFSGISRIFICLGIVVLIFLALVFYMLLRKGSILYSICDSLIRLFEKIHIIRHGDRLRIKLKNTMKEYQECSNSITGQTGLLIEIFFWNIMQRVSQLLVSFMIFMAVGEGVNKAVDVSVIQCFVAMGSNCVPIPGAMGVADYIMIDGFKQLVGSNAANMELLCRGMTFYGSVITSAVIILIGYIIRKKVAK from the coding sequence ATGGACAGAAAAAAGATATTTTGGGCGATAGCTTCTGTTTTTATAGCTATCTTAAGCATATGGGCTGTTGTTTCGCAGAGCAAGTATTTTTCGTTTGAGATTCTTATGAGTTTTATCAGAAATGCAAATAAAGGCTGGCTTTTTATGAGTTTTGTTTGTACGTTTGGGTTTATTTGGTTTGAAGGATTTGCTCTGGTACGCATGGCAAGACACTTTGGATACAAAACCAGTGCGATTGATGGTACTGTGTATGGTGGAGCCGATGTGTATTTTTCGGCTATTACACCATCGGCATCGGGAGGACAGCCAGCCAGTGCGTATTTCATGATAAGGGATGGCATACCGGGCTATGCTGCTACAGTGGCCCTGCTGATTAATCTTGTTATGTATACACTTTCACTTTTAACAATTGGCTTACTATGCATGATTTTTAAGTATCCATTGCTGAAAAATTTCTCAGGTATTTCGCGGATATTTATATGTTTGGGGATTGTGGTGCTGATTTTTCTGGCTCTTGTATTTTATATGCTGCTAAGGAAGGGAAGTATACTATACTCAATTTGTGATAGTCTTATCCGGCTTTTTGAAAAAATACATATAATACGGCATGGTGACAGGCTTCGAATAAAGCTTAAAAATACTATGAAAGAATATCAGGAGTGTTCAAACAGTATCACAGGGCAGACCGGGCTTCTCATCGAGATTTTCTTTTGGAATATAATGCAGAGAGTTTCACAGCTTTTGGTATCGTTTATGATTTTTATGGCAGTCGGCGAAGGCGTAAATAAGGCAGTTGATGTGAGTGTGATACAGTGTTTTGTGGCGATGGGCTCCAATTGTGTGCCGATACCCGGTGCTATGGGCGTGGCCGATTATATTATGATTGATGGGTTTAAACAGCTTGTTGGTAGTAATGCAGCAAATATGGAGCTTTTGTGCAGGGGAATGACATTTTATGGAAGTGTCATAACAAGTGCTGTTATTATTCTTATTGGATATATAATTAGAAAAAAAGTAGCAAAATAG
- the smpB gene encoding SsrA-binding protein SmpB, producing MAKEPKKLIANNKKVYHDYFLLEKYEAGISLAGTEVKSLRMGKGSIKESFIRIENGEIILYGMHITPYEKGNIFNKDPLRPKKLLLHKKEIEKLSSKMKEKGFTIVPVEVYFKGSLVKVEIALAKGKKLYDKRADIAKKDQKREAQRDFKIRNLG from the coding sequence ATGGCTAAGGAACCAAAGAAATTAATAGCCAACAACAAAAAGGTCTATCACGATTACTTTTTGCTTGAGAAATACGAAGCCGGTATTTCACTTGCAGGAACTGAGGTGAAGTCACTTCGAATGGGAAAGGGCAGCATAAAGGAGTCATTCATCCGTATTGAGAACGGTGAGATTATCCTGTATGGCATGCATATCACACCATATGAGAAGGGAAATATCTTCAACAAGGATCCACTCAGACCTAAAAAGCTTTTGCTCCACAAGAAGGAAATCGAGAAGCTTTCATCAAAGATGAAGGAAAAGGGTTTCACAATTGTGCCGGTGGAGGTATACTTTAAGGGGAGTCTGGTCAAAGTAGAGATAGCACTTGCCAAAGGTAAGAAGCTTTATGATAAGAGAGCAGACATAGCCAAGAAGGACCAAAAGCGAGAGGCACAGAGAGATTTCAAAATCAGAAATCTTGGTTAG
- a CDS encoding type II secretion system F family protein: MSRKSKILSNAELSAFCQQISLIIAAGLPTYYGVSILCDEAPDKQTRDLLEQIYKPMELGATLHSALKDTGYFPKYMINMIQLGEETGRLEEVLNSLSKYYDREDEIASGIKSAVAYPLVLSAVMIAVIVVMIAKVLPVFSQIYAELGSELTGTAAVLMKLSEYINRYLLVIIAFMLFAALVLFIFFKTLFGKKFLMKTALSMSIASSRFANCMFLALSSGLDTDRGLDLAQALVNNPVLDSKINDCRKNISNGETFSEALLHSNIFSKMYSSWIAIGSKTGSMDEVMQHICTSCEDDTDARLSRFISVIEPAMVILLCIFIGFILVSFLLPLLGIISSIG, translated from the coding sequence ATGTCTAGAAAATCCAAGATTTTAAGCAATGCAGAGCTTTCTGCCTTCTGTCAGCAGATTTCTCTTATCATAGCAGCCGGGCTTCCTACATACTATGGTGTTTCCATATTATGTGATGAAGCACCTGATAAGCAGACACGTGATCTACTTGAGCAGATATATAAGCCAATGGAGCTTGGTGCAACGCTTCACAGTGCACTTAAAGATACAGGATACTTTCCAAAATATATGATAAATATGATACAGCTGGGTGAAGAAACCGGCCGTCTTGAAGAGGTCTTAAACTCACTCTCAAAGTACTATGACCGCGAAGACGAAATAGCTTCAGGCATCAAAAGTGCCGTTGCCTATCCTCTCGTGCTTTCTGCCGTGATGATTGCCGTTATTGTCGTAATGATTGCCAAGGTTTTACCTGTATTTTCACAGATATATGCAGAGCTTGGAAGTGAGCTTACCGGCACTGCTGCCGTGCTCATGAAGCTCAGTGAATACATCAATAGATATTTGCTTGTCATTATAGCTTTCATGCTCTTTGCCGCACTGGTTCTTTTTATATTTTTTAAGACACTCTTCGGAAAAAAGTTTCTTATGAAAACTGCTCTTTCCATGTCAATCGCATCCAGCCGCTTTGCAAACTGCATGTTTTTAGCACTCTCAAGCGGACTCGACACAGACCGTGGTCTTGATCTGGCACAGGCTCTTGTAAACAATCCTGTCCTTGATTCTAAAATAAATGACTGCCGTAAAAATATATCTAACGGCGAGACATTTTCGGAGGCACTGCTGCACTCCAATATTTTTTCAAAGATGTACTCAAGCTGGATTGCAATCGGCAGCAAAACCGGGTCTATGGACGAGGTCATGCAGCATATATGTACATCCTGTGAGGATGACACAGATGCAAGGCTGTCACGATTCATATCAGTGATTGAACCTGCCATGGTTATCCTGCTTTGTATATTCATTGGCTTCATACTAGTATCATTTTTACTCCCACTGCTTGGAATTATATCAAGCATAGGATAG
- a CDS encoding MscL family protein: protein MYNIKNGLDYQKKRAKRKDTSDEKFLTAVVNFLIMALIVFCIVKAMNAAGERFGHKEEKEPDTKECPYCKSKIAIA from the coding sequence ATGTATAATATTAAAAATGGTTTAGATTATCAAAAGAAGAGAGCAAAAAGAAAGGATACTAGTGATGAAAAGTTTCTTACCGCAGTAGTCAATTTCCTTATCATGGCACTCATCGTATTTTGCATAGTAAAGGCTATGAATGCAGCAGGAGAGAGATTTGGACACAAAGAGGAAAAAGAGCCTGACACAAAGGAATGTCCATACTGTAAGAGCAAGATAGCCATTGCATAA
- the purB gene encoding adenylosuccinate lyase, with protein MSTDRYTSPLSERYASKEMQYIFSQDMKFTTWRKLWIALAETEMELGLSQDGKPVITQEQIDELKAHVDDINYDVAKEREKLVRHDVMSHVYAYGQQCPKAAGIIHLGATSCYVGDNTDIIIMNEALKLVHKKLISVIAELANFADKYKNQPTLAFTHFQPAQPTTVGKRATLWLNEFMLDLEDLEYVQGTLKLLGSKGTTGTQASFLELFNGDDETIDKIDPMIAKKMGFKDCYPVSGQTYSRKVDTRVVNVLAGIAASATKMSNDIRLLQHLKEVEEPFEKNQIGSSAMAYKRNPMRSERIASLSRYVLADVMNPAITSATQWFERTLDDSANKRLSIPEGFLAIDGILDLCLNVVDGLVVYPKVIEKHFMAEIPFMATENIMMDAVKNGGNRQELHEKIRQLSMQAGKTVKEEGKENNLVDLIAADPAFGLTKADIEKNLKPELYVGRAPRQVEVYLRDVVNPVLEAHKDESGVKAEINV; from the coding sequence ATGAGTACAGACAGATACACAAGTCCTCTTTCTGAGCGCTATGCCAGCAAAGAGATGCAGTATATTTTTTCGCAGGATATGAAATTTACCACTTGGAGAAAGCTCTGGATTGCTCTTGCAGAGACTGAGATGGAGCTTGGGCTTTCACAGGATGGCAAGCCGGTTATCACACAGGAACAGATTGATGAATTAAAGGCACATGTGGATGACATCAATTATGATGTGGCAAAGGAGCGTGAGAAGCTTGTGCGTCACGATGTAATGAGCCATGTCTATGCATATGGACAGCAGTGCCCTAAGGCAGCAGGAATTATACATCTTGGAGCAACCTCATGCTATGTAGGTGACAATACGGATATCATCATCATGAATGAAGCATTAAAGCTCGTTCACAAAAAGCTTATAAGTGTTATTGCAGAGCTTGCAAACTTTGCTGATAAGTATAAGAATCAGCCAACTCTTGCATTTACACATTTCCAGCCGGCACAGCCGACAACAGTTGGAAAGCGTGCCACACTGTGGCTAAATGAGTTTATGCTGGATCTCGAGGATTTAGAGTATGTGCAAGGCACATTAAAGCTCCTTGGCTCAAAGGGCACTACAGGAACACAGGCCAGCTTCCTTGAGCTCTTCAACGGAGACGATGAGACAATAGACAAGATTGATCCGATGATCGCAAAGAAGATGGGCTTTAAGGATTGTTATCCGGTGTCAGGCCAGACATATTCCCGTAAGGTAGATACAAGAGTGGTAAATGTGCTCGCAGGCATTGCTGCATCGGCTACAAAGATGTCAAACGATATCAGACTGCTCCAGCATCTTAAGGAAGTAGAGGAGCCGTTTGAGAAGAATCAGATAGGTTCATCAGCCATGGCATACAAGAGAAATCCTATGAGAAGTGAGAGAATTGCATCTCTTTCAAGATATGTTCTTGCAGATGTAATGAATCCTGCAATTACTTCAGCTACACAATGGTTTGAGAGAACACTTGACGATTCAGCAAACAAGCGTCTTTCAATACCTGAGGGCTTCCTTGCAATAGACGGAATCCTTGACCTCTGCCTCAATGTGGTGGATGGATTGGTAGTATATCCAAAGGTTATTGAAAAGCACTTTATGGCAGAGATACCATTCATGGCAACAGAGAACATCATGATGGATGCTGTAAAGAACGGCGGAAATCGTCAGGAGCTCCATGAGAAGATCAGACAGCTCTCAATGCAGGCCGGAAAGACAGTCAAGGAAGAGGGAAAAGAAAATAACCTCGTAGACTTAATCGCTGCAGATCCTGCATTCGGACTGACAAAGGCTGATATCGAAAAGAACCTTAAGCCTGAGCTTTATGTGGGACGTGCACCACGCCAGGTAGAGGTATATCTGCGTGATGTAGTTAATCCGGTGCTTGAAGCACATAAGGACGAGAGTGGAGTAAAAGCAGAGATTAACGTATAA
- the rnr gene encoding ribonuclease R: MSNIDKYETRKKMVYDFMCDDMYVPMKIKELCIVLGVKKEDRPQLEQILLDLQAEGRITLSKRGKYSKSEIKKTVGVFTAHQRGFGFVTVEGEPDDIFIPAEYVNGAMHMDTVEITISPVTTGRRKEGKVVSVIERGMKQVVCTYEASDNFGFAVPDNTRFGTDIFIPKERSKGAMSGHKVVVEITSYGKKGKKPEGKVVEIIGHIDDPGTDILSIVKAYDLPVDFSEKIMHQVQNVAKDVTPADMAGRMDLRDWMMVTIDGEDAKDLDDAVSLYMDGDNYVLGVHIADVSNYVQEHSALDVEALKRGTSVYLVDRVIPMLPRELSNGICSLNEGCDRLALSCIMTINKKGEVIDHKIAETVIKTNRRMTYTNVKKILADKDAAVIEEYKELVPMFEKMAELAAILRKKRMKRGSIDFDFPETKVVLDEDGHPIDIKPYDRNVATKLIEDFMLIANETVAEDYFWQEIPFVYRTHDKPDSEKIAKLSTFINNFGYTLHIGADEVHPKELQKLLMKVDGTDEESLISRLTLRSMKQARYTTACTGHFGLAANYYCHFTSPIRRYPDLQIHRIIKENIRGRMNDNRREHYESILDAVAKQASETERRAEEAERETVKLKKCEYMSNHIGECFEGVISGVTEWGFFVELPNTVEGLVRVTDLTDDFYEFYEDTYELAGTATNKRYKLGQKIKVVVDSADKIMRTIDFKPAE; this comes from the coding sequence ATGAGTAATATAGATAAATATGAAACACGAAAAAAGATGGTCTATGACTTCATGTGTGATGACATGTATGTTCCGATGAAAATCAAGGAACTTTGCATAGTACTAGGAGTAAAAAAAGAGGACAGACCTCAGCTTGAACAGATTCTTTTGGATTTGCAGGCAGAGGGAAGGATAACACTCTCAAAGCGCGGGAAATATTCAAAGTCGGAAATCAAAAAGACAGTCGGCGTATTCACAGCGCATCAAAGGGGATTTGGCTTTGTCACTGTGGAGGGAGAGCCTGATGATATTTTTATCCCGGCAGAGTATGTAAATGGTGCGATGCACATGGATACTGTTGAGATTACAATCTCACCTGTCACAACAGGACGCCGCAAGGAGGGAAAGGTTGTTTCCGTCATAGAGCGAGGCATGAAGCAGGTAGTCTGCACCTATGAGGCAAGTGATAATTTTGGTTTTGCAGTGCCTGACAATACCAGATTTGGCACAGATATTTTCATACCAAAGGAACGCTCAAAGGGTGCTATGTCGGGCCATAAGGTAGTGGTTGAAATCACAAGCTATGGTAAAAAGGGCAAAAAGCCGGAGGGCAAGGTTGTTGAAATAATCGGACATATAGATGACCCGGGTACAGATATTCTTTCTATAGTAAAGGCTTATGATCTGCCGGTGGATTTTTCGGAGAAAATCATGCATCAGGTGCAGAATGTGGCAAAGGATGTGACACCTGCGGATATGGCCGGCAGGATGGATTTACGCGACTGGATGATGGTCACGATAGACGGAGAGGATGCAAAGGATCTTGATGATGCCGTGTCTTTATACATGGATGGCGATAATTATGTACTTGGAGTACACATAGCAGATGTGTCGAATTATGTGCAGGAGCACAGTGCCCTTGATGTGGAGGCTCTTAAGAGAGGAACATCGGTTTATCTTGTAGACAGAGTAATTCCTATGCTTCCAAGAGAGCTTTCAAATGGCATATGCTCCTTGAATGAGGGATGTGACAGGCTGGCTCTTTCATGCATTATGACAATAAATAAAAAGGGTGAAGTTATCGATCATAAGATTGCAGAGACAGTCATAAAGACAAACCGCAGGATGACGTACACAAATGTAAAAAAGATTCTTGCAGATAAGGATGCCGCTGTGATTGAAGAATATAAGGAGCTTGTGCCTATGTTTGAAAAAATGGCAGAGCTTGCAGCAATTCTACGCAAAAAGAGAATGAAACGGGGTTCTATAGACTTTGACTTTCCGGAGACTAAAGTCGTGCTCGATGAAGATGGTCATCCGATAGATATAAAGCCGTATGACAGAAATGTGGCAACAAAGCTCATTGAGGATTTTATGCTTATAGCAAATGAAACTGTGGCTGAGGATTATTTCTGGCAGGAAATACCTTTTGTATACAGAACACATGACAAGCCAGACTCAGAAAAAATCGCAAAGCTTTCCACATTTATCAATAATTTTGGCTATACGCTTCATATTGGAGCTGATGAGGTACACCCAAAGGAGCTTCAGAAGCTTTTGATGAAGGTGGACGGCACAGACGAGGAATCGCTGATAAGCAGACTGACACTGCGCTCTATGAAACAGGCACGATATACAACAGCATGTACAGGACATTTTGGACTGGCAGCGAATTATTATTGTCACTTTACATCACCAATCCGCAGATATCCTGATTTGCAGATACACCGTATCATCAAGGAAAATATCCGCGGCAGGATGAATGATAACCGTAGGGAGCACTATGAGTCTATACTCGATGCTGTTGCAAAGCAGGCAAGTGAGACCGAACGACGTGCAGAAGAGGCAGAGCGTGAAACAGTCAAGCTTAAAAAATGTGAATACATGTCAAATCATATTGGTGAATGCTTTGAAGGAGTTATATCAGGTGTCACGGAGTGGGGCTTTTTCGTGGAGCTTCCAAATACAGTTGAGGGTCTTGTGCGCGTGACAGACCTGACAGATGATTTCTATGAGTTTTACGAGGATACCTATGAGCTAGCCGGTACAGCCACCAATAAGAGATACAAGCTTGGACAAAAAATTAAGGTTGTTGTGGACAGTGCTGACAAAATTATGCGTACAATTGATTTTAAACCGGCGGAATAA
- a CDS encoding DUF4860 domain-containing protein gives MFKLKSRSHQADSFFVMLLFFLFALTAFILVLIGVKQYKSTANAMNYNYEVRTVTSYLREKVRQNDSDAAISVETINGTKALCLKNTINDIVYNTFIYYYGGSLRELYVQDGSSYSLDSGQRIVEIGGLDMAETTDKMITVTITDTSGGTTDTYCSVNSD, from the coding sequence ATGTTCAAGCTAAAATCAAGATCACATCAGGCTGACAGTTTTTTTGTGATGCTGCTGTTTTTTCTTTTTGCGCTGACTGCTTTTATCCTCGTGCTGATTGGCGTAAAGCAATACAAGTCCACTGCCAATGCCATGAATTACAACTACGAGGTACGCACTGTCACATCTTATCTGCGCGAAAAAGTCAGACAGAATGATTCTGACGCTGCAATCAGTGTAGAAACAATAAATGGCACGAAGGCTCTATGTCTGAAAAACACAATAAATGACATCGTGTATAATACCTTCATATACTATTATGGCGGTTCTCTAAGAGAGCTCTATGTACAGGATGGTTCCTCATACAGTCTGGACAGTGGACAAAGGATTGTCGAAATCGGGGGACTTGACATGGCAGAAACCACCGACAAAATGATTACCGTAACTATCACCGATACATCCGGTGGCACTACCGATACCTACTGCTCCGTCAATTCCGACTAA